One Thermoflexus hugenholtzii JAD2 DNA window includes the following coding sequences:
- a CDS encoding Na+/H+ antiporter subunit B, translating to MFSLILSTAVRYLFPLMLLFSLFILLRGHNEPGGGFAGGLIVAAAFSFYAIAYGVLAARRTLGLDPRVLIGLGLMVAVGSGLWSVFHGRPFMTGMWLETPVPVLGKFGTPFLFDVGVYLVVIGVMLTIIFSLAEE from the coding sequence ATGTTCTCGCTGATCCTATCCACGGCGGTTCGATATCTTTTCCCGCTGATGTTGCTCTTTTCCCTCTTCATCCTGTTGCGAGGTCACAACGAGCCAGGCGGTGGTTTCGCGGGAGGGCTGATTGTCGCGGCGGCTTTTTCTTTTTATGCCATTGCCTACGGTGTGCTGGCGGCCCGCCGGACTCTGGGCCTGGATCCCCGTGTCCTCATCGGCCTGGGCCTGATGGTCGCCGTCGGCAGCGGACTCTGGTCTGTGTTCCATGGACGACCCTTCATGACCGGGATGTGGCTGGAAACGCCGGTGCCGGTGTTAGGGAAATTCGGCACCCCGTTCTTGTTCGATGTGGGCGTCTATCTGGTGGTGATCGGAGTCATGTTGACCATCATCTTCTCTTTGGCGGAGGAGTGA
- a CDS encoding type II toxin-antitoxin system VapC family toxin: MALYYLDASALVKYYIREPGSAWVRGLINARLPDSGAQAHPIWISEASIVECAAAFAVLHRRGRISLKARDGAFRAFMRDIASEVFYPLPVRTSDFQFAAHLTQRHPLKAYDAVQLAVALRYARILAAFGLPLDFRQRGRGASGCCSSGRPPHR, encoded by the coding sequence ATGGCCCTTTATTACCTGGATGCCAGCGCGCTGGTGAAATACTACATCCGAGAGCCCGGCAGCGCCTGGGTGAGGGGCCTGATAAACGCCCGGTTGCCCGACAGCGGCGCGCAAGCCCATCCGATCTGGATCTCCGAAGCCAGCATCGTGGAATGCGCGGCAGCCTTTGCTGTCCTTCACCGGAGAGGGCGGATTTCTCTCAAGGCGCGCGATGGGGCTTTTCGGGCTTTTATGCGGGATATCGCCAGCGAGGTTTTCTATCCCCTTCCGGTGCGGACTTCGGACTTTCAGTTCGCCGCCCACCTCACCCAGCGCCACCCCTTGAAGGCTTACGATGCTGTTCAGCTGGCTGTCGCCTTGCGATACGCTCGCATTCTGGCGGCTTTCGGGCTTCCCCTTGATTTTCGTCAGCGGGGACGCGGCGCTTCTGGCTGCTGCTCGAGCGGAAGGCCTCCCCACCGATAA
- a CDS encoding ABC transporter ATP-binding protein codes for MTEGPILIGRGIAHCYRTDRGEVWALREVSLALRPGEFVCLVGPSGCGKTTLLRILAGLLRPTQGEVWLMGQPLRGPDRRIGIVFQKDSLLPWRTAFENVRLPLELSGQSGPEAEQRARAWLRQVGLEGFEDAYPRELSGGMQHRVALARALAADPEILLLDEPFATLDALTRERLNELLLSLWERQRKTVLMVTHDVHEAARLADRVLVMRPRPGAIVAEIPISLPRPRGADRWSHTAFLETVWAIRQALGDSTHEEEENEGGG; via the coding sequence ATGACCGAGGGGCCGATCTTGATCGGGCGCGGGATCGCGCACTGTTACCGGACCGACCGGGGGGAGGTGTGGGCCCTGCGGGAGGTCTCCCTCGCGCTGCGGCCCGGAGAGTTCGTCTGCCTGGTAGGGCCCTCCGGATGCGGGAAGACCACCCTGCTGCGCATCCTGGCGGGCCTGCTGCGCCCGACGCAGGGGGAAGTTTGGTTGATGGGCCAGCCCCTCCGGGGACCGGATCGGCGGATCGGGATCGTGTTCCAAAAGGACTCGCTGTTGCCGTGGCGGACGGCGTTTGAGAACGTGCGGTTGCCGCTGGAGCTGAGCGGGCAGAGCGGGCCGGAGGCGGAGCAGCGGGCGCGGGCGTGGCTCCGGCAGGTGGGGCTGGAGGGCTTCGAGGACGCTTACCCCCGGGAGCTCTCCGGTGGGATGCAGCATCGGGTGGCCCTGGCCCGCGCCCTGGCCGCCGACCCGGAGATCCTCCTCCTCGATGAGCCCTTCGCCACCCTGGACGCCCTGACCCGGGAGCGCTTAAACGAGCTCCTCCTTTCCCTCTGGGAGCGGCAGCGCAAAACCGTGTTGATGGTCACCCACGATGTGCACGAGGCCGCCCGGCTGGCGGACCGGGTGCTGGTGATGCGGCCGCGCCCCGGGGCGATCGTGGCGGAGATCCCGATCTCCCTCCCGCGGCCCCGGGGCGCCGACCGCTGGTCCCACACCGCCTTCTTGGAGACCGTCTGGGCCATCCGCCAGGCCTTGGGGGACAGCACACATGAGGAGGAAGAAAACGAGGGAGGAGGCTGA
- a CDS encoding Na+/H+ antiporter subunit E, with amino-acid sequence MKTLAMNLLLALAWVVLTRQFNVANFALGFAIGFGTLWLAQWVLEPSLYFKKAIQAIFFVLFFIFEVIKANIQIAYIVINPWYQLRPGIIAIPLDARTDAEITLLANLITLTPGTLSIDVSADRKVLYIHVVELGEQPDQVRHKIKERLERRLLEVMRWSG; translated from the coding sequence ATGAAAACGCTGGCAATGAACCTGCTGTTGGCGCTGGCATGGGTCGTGCTCACCCGGCAGTTTAACGTAGCCAACTTCGCGCTGGGCTTCGCGATTGGCTTCGGTACCCTATGGCTGGCCCAGTGGGTGCTGGAGCCATCTTTATACTTCAAGAAGGCGATTCAGGCGATATTTTTTGTGCTATTTTTTATATTTGAGGTGATAAAAGCCAACATTCAAATAGCTTATATCGTTATAAATCCCTGGTATCAGTTGCGTCCTGGCATTATTGCCATCCCGTTGGATGCGCGGACTGATGCGGAGATCACCTTGTTGGCCAATCTGATCACGCTGACTCCGGGCACGCTGAGCATCGATGTGTCAGCGGATCGAAAAGTGCTGTATATCCATGTGGTGGAGCTCGGAGAGCAGCCGGATCAGGTCCGTCATAAAATCAAAGAAAGGCTTGAACGTCGGCTTCTTGAGGTCATGCGATGGTCGGGATGA
- a CDS encoding amidohydrolase family protein: MRLLIRQVAAIPLDGVHDLLPEVDIAIEHGRIRAIGAVPPDFTPDQIIDGREYVALPAFFNAHTHAAMTLERG; encoded by the coding sequence ATGCGCCTGCTGATCCGCCAGGTTGCCGCGATCCCGCTGGATGGCGTGCATGACCTTCTCCCCGAGGTGGATATCGCCATCGAGCATGGGCGGATCCGTGCCATCGGGGCAGTCCCGCCGGATTTCACCCCGGATCAGATCATCGATGGCCGGGAATATGTGGCCCTTCCGGCCTTTTTCAACGCCCACACCCATGCGGCGATGACCCTGGAGCGGGGATAG
- a CDS encoding putative monovalent cation/H+ antiporter subunit A, with product MIAAVLSGFALAIAAPGIVRLSRGASGWLLALLPAGLALYFARFLGSIAAGRTVVVSYPWVPDLGVSLSFYLDGLSLLFALLICGIGALVTIYAGRYLNGHPHLDRFYIYLLFFETSMLGLVLADNLFLMFVFWELTSLASFLLIGFEHEREAARSAALQALLVTGMGGLALLAALVLLAQVGGSSELSTLIRSGRTIEGHPLYLPILVLILIGAFAKSAQFPFHFWLPNAMEAPTPVSAYLHSATMVKAGVYLLARLAPVLGGSEAWRSLVTGAGMITMLLGALMALWQRDLKRILAYSTISALGTLILLLGLDTLASVKAAMLFLLTHALYKGALFLVAGAVDHETGTRDVTQLGRLARAMPATAVAAGLAGLSMAGLPPTLGFISKEVLYEAHLHAPPPGVLALIAGVLANGFLVAVAGIVAIGPFLGRRAALSKKPHEVSFGMLIGPLLLAAAGLVGGVFPKALLEPLLSASVRAIRPEATALELKLWPGISPVLALSGLTLGVGAFAYAARGFWHRTSWLGEAIDRWGPQGGYGLLLAGLNGVARLQTRLLQNGYLRFYLMVLIATTVGLVGSTLLLRGGEIEVLGQLRNVRPHEWIIAVTILAAALMTTVTSSRLAAAAALGTIGYGVALFYVLFSAPDLAMTQFAVETLTVILFVLIVYRLPRFAPLSTRKARVRDALIALLAGGMMTVLVLTALAIPRESQLAAYFMENSWTQAHGRNVVNVILVDFRGLDTLGEITVLAVAAIGIYALLRLRLEKTQK from the coding sequence ATGATCGCAGCGGTCCTTTCTGGATTTGCGCTGGCCATTGCCGCGCCGGGGATCGTCCGGCTGTCGCGCGGGGCCTCCGGCTGGCTTCTTGCGCTCCTCCCCGCTGGGCTCGCCCTGTATTTCGCCCGCTTTCTTGGATCGATCGCCGCGGGGCGAACGGTGGTCGTCTCTTATCCGTGGGTCCCTGATCTGGGGGTTTCCCTTTCCTTCTATCTGGATGGGCTGAGCCTTCTCTTCGCGCTCCTCATCTGTGGCATCGGTGCCCTGGTCACGATATATGCTGGTCGTTACCTGAACGGACATCCACATCTGGATCGCTTCTACATCTACCTCTTGTTTTTCGAGACCTCTATGTTGGGTTTGGTCCTTGCGGATAACCTGTTTCTGATGTTTGTTTTTTGGGAGCTGACCAGCTTGGCCTCTTTTCTGCTGATTGGCTTCGAGCATGAGCGGGAGGCCGCGCGCTCGGCGGCGCTCCAAGCGCTCCTGGTGACCGGAATGGGGGGGCTGGCTTTGCTGGCCGCGCTCGTGCTGCTGGCCCAGGTGGGGGGAAGCTCGGAGCTCTCCACGCTGATCCGCAGCGGGCGGACGATTGAGGGGCATCCGCTCTATCTCCCGATCTTAGTGCTGATTCTGATCGGGGCCTTCGCCAAGTCGGCCCAGTTCCCCTTCCACTTCTGGCTGCCCAATGCCATGGAAGCCCCCACGCCGGTCAGCGCCTATCTGCACTCCGCCACCATGGTCAAGGCGGGCGTGTATCTTCTGGCTCGCCTTGCCCCGGTTCTGGGCGGAAGCGAGGCCTGGCGCTCCCTGGTCACCGGGGCCGGGATGATCACCATGCTTTTGGGTGCCCTGATGGCGCTCTGGCAGCGGGATCTGAAGCGGATCCTGGCCTACTCTACCATCAGCGCCCTCGGCACGCTGATCCTGCTGCTAGGGCTGGACACCCTCGCCTCTGTCAAGGCTGCCATGCTTTTCCTGTTGACCCACGCGCTTTACAAGGGCGCGCTCTTCCTGGTCGCCGGAGCGGTGGACCACGAGACGGGCACCCGGGATGTGACGCAGTTGGGCCGCCTGGCTCGGGCGATGCCTGCCACCGCGGTCGCCGCCGGTCTGGCCGGGCTCTCCATGGCTGGGCTTCCGCCGACCCTGGGTTTCATCAGCAAGGAGGTGCTTTATGAAGCTCATCTTCATGCGCCTCCCCCGGGGGTTCTGGCGCTGATCGCCGGGGTTCTAGCGAACGGGTTCCTGGTGGCGGTGGCGGGGATCGTGGCGATAGGTCCCTTCCTCGGGCGCCGTGCCGCCTTGTCGAAGAAGCCGCACGAGGTCTCGTTCGGTATGCTCATTGGTCCGTTGCTGCTGGCGGCGGCCGGCCTCGTTGGGGGCGTTTTCCCCAAAGCCCTCCTCGAGCCGCTTCTGTCCGCCTCCGTCCGTGCCATACGGCCCGAAGCGACCGCGCTAGAGCTGAAGCTGTGGCCTGGAATCAGCCCTGTTCTCGCGCTAAGTGGGCTGACCCTCGGCGTCGGCGCCTTTGCCTATGCCGCGCGGGGATTCTGGCACCGGACGAGCTGGCTGGGGGAGGCCATCGATCGATGGGGTCCGCAGGGCGGATATGGCCTGCTCTTGGCAGGCCTGAACGGAGTCGCCCGGCTTCAGACACGGTTGCTTCAGAACGGCTACCTGCGGTTCTACCTGATGGTCCTCATCGCCACCACCGTTGGGCTGGTGGGATCCACCCTGCTCCTGCGGGGTGGGGAGATCGAAGTGCTGGGCCAGCTTCGGAATGTCCGACCCCACGAATGGATCATCGCTGTCACCATCCTGGCCGCCGCGCTGATGACCACGGTGACCTCTTCGCGGCTGGCCGCGGCGGCGGCCCTGGGCACCATCGGCTACGGTGTGGCCCTTTTCTATGTCCTCTTCAGCGCGCCGGACCTGGCGATGACCCAGTTTGCTGTGGAAACCCTGACGGTGATTCTGTTTGTCCTGATAGTCTACCGGTTGCCGCGCTTTGCCCCGCTGTCCACCCGGAAGGCGCGCGTCCGGGATGCCCTGATCGCCCTTCTGGCCGGCGGCATGATGACCGTCCTCGTGCTGACTGCGCTGGCCATCCCTCGCGAGTCCCAATTGGCCGCTTATTTCATGGAGAATAGCTGGACGCAGGCGCACGGTCGCAATGTGGTCAACGTCATCCTGGTGGATTTCCGCGGGCTGGACACTTTAGGGGAGATCACAGTGCTCGCGGTGGCCGCCATCGGCATTTACGCACTGCTCCGGCTCCGGCTGGAGAAAACGCAGAAATGA
- the mnhG gene encoding monovalent cation/H(+) antiporter subunit G, giving the protein MREILSGTLIMIGAAFMLLGGIGILRMPDLYTRMSATTKVATLGIGSIMLGVAIHFGELEVLTRALAVIALVLLTTPVAAHMIGRASYFAGVPLCKETVVNELQGHYDLRTHELESLALPELEPQLLLMRAQISHRSAFAGKTLAETGLRRHYRATVLAIRRGSYVIPNPDGDVRLLPGDELILIGTPEQLREAAKAIGG; this is encoded by the coding sequence ATGAGGGAGATCCTCAGCGGCACCCTGATCATGATCGGAGCAGCCTTCATGTTGCTGGGTGGGATCGGCATCCTGCGGATGCCGGATCTCTATACCCGAATGTCTGCCACCACAAAGGTCGCCACCCTGGGCATCGGATCCATCATGCTGGGGGTGGCGATCCACTTCGGCGAACTGGAGGTGCTCACCCGCGCCCTGGCTGTCATCGCCCTGGTTCTTCTGACCACGCCCGTTGCCGCTCACATGATCGGACGCGCCTCGTATTTCGCTGGAGTCCCACTATGCAAAGAAACGGTGGTGAACGAATTGCAGGGCCACTACGACCTTCGCACTCATGAGCTGGAGTCTCTCGCTCTCCCTGAGCTAGAGCCGCAACTCCTGCTCATGCGAGCGCAGATCTCCCACCGGTCCGCCTTCGCAGGGAAGACGCTGGCGGAAACCGGGCTGCGTCGACATTACAGGGCAACCGTGCTGGCGATCCGCAGGGGATCCTACGTTATCCCAAATCCGGATGGGGATGTCCGACTTCTTCCCGGAGATGAGCTGATCCTGATCGGGACACCGGAGCAGCTGCGCGAAGCGGCCAAAGCTATAGGGGGATGA
- a CDS encoding amidohydrolase family protein, with amino-acid sequence MAASGARWAPTLLNMCPPDFLRRVVREAERLGVGIHLHVSESEEQVRNSLRAYGRTPVAHLAELGVFEHPTLAAHCIVVTDEDLAILAEKGVYVAHTPKTYMKLAMGMAPLDRFLNAGVRVALGTDGPASNNDLNMLEVLRITGLVHKNRVGDPAAFPHHLLLRLATQEAARALGFVESGVLKPGAPADLILLDTRDVHSFPRHSLAANIVYASHPSDVRYVFCDGRPLLWDGQLMTLDEERIRYEAERRAFRMVGAPMRLMRRYVG; translated from the coding sequence ATGGCCGCATCCGGTGCGCGCTGGGCCCCCACTCTCCTTAACATGTGTCCGCCGGATTTCCTGCGCCGCGTCGTGCGGGAGGCGGAGCGGCTCGGCGTGGGCATCCACCTCCATGTGTCGGAGTCGGAGGAGCAGGTGCGCAACTCCCTGCGAGCCTACGGTCGGACGCCGGTGGCCCACCTGGCGGAGCTGGGCGTCTTCGAGCATCCCACCCTCGCCGCCCACTGCATCGTGGTCACCGATGAGGACCTGGCCATCTTGGCGGAGAAGGGGGTCTATGTCGCCCACACCCCGAAGACCTATATGAAGCTGGCCATGGGGATGGCCCCTCTGGATCGCTTCCTGAACGCGGGGGTGCGGGTGGCCCTGGGGACGGATGGCCCGGCCTCGAACAACGATCTGAACATGCTGGAGGTGTTGCGCATCACCGGGCTGGTGCACAAGAACCGGGTCGGTGACCCGGCGGCCTTCCCGCATCATCTGCTTCTGCGGCTGGCGACGCAGGAAGCCGCGCGCGCCCTCGGGTTCGTTGAGAGCGGCGTCCTGAAACCCGGCGCCCCCGCCGACCTGATCCTGCTGGACACGCGAGACGTCCACTCGTTCCCACGCCACAGTCTGGCTGCGAACATCGTCTATGCCAGCCATCCATCAGATGTCCGCTATGTCTTCTGCGATGGCCGTCCCCTCTTGTGGGATGGCCAGCTAATGACCCTGGATGAGGAGCGCATCCGCTACGAGGCGGAACGGCGGGCCTTCCGAATGGTCGGCGCCCCGATGCGGCTAATGCGGCGATATGTGGGATGA
- a CDS encoding Na+/H+ antiporter subunit C — protein sequence METLLAFVIGGLYAAGLYMLMRRSIVKLIIGLALLSQAANLLVFTLGRVVRGRPPLIPADADILIGPFADPVPQALILTAIVIGFGVHAFTIVLVKRAYQTVGTDDLDDMRNTDLNP from the coding sequence ATGGAGACCCTCCTGGCCTTTGTCATCGGCGGGCTTTATGCCGCTGGCCTCTACATGCTCATGCGGCGAAGCATCGTCAAGCTGATCATCGGGTTGGCCTTGCTGAGCCAGGCGGCCAACCTGCTCGTCTTCACCCTGGGGCGCGTAGTCCGGGGCCGCCCGCCCTTGATTCCAGCGGACGCGGATATCCTGATCGGACCCTTCGCCGATCCCGTCCCGCAGGCCCTGATCCTGACGGCCATCGTCATCGGCTTCGGCGTGCACGCCTTCACCATCGTCCTGGTCAAGCGGGCCTATCAGACGGTAGGCACCGATGACCTAGACGATATGCGGAACACGGACCTCAATCCGTAG
- a CDS encoding ABC transporter permease: protein MSLKEIGVRLGARGSIWLPRAGAAALFLILWSLIVRLGDYPPFILPGPERVAARLWALAVEGTLWRHWAATALEVSLGLGLGVTVGLLLAYPLAHWRLFERLVAPYLVASQAVPIVAVAPLLIIWFGPGLLARVLVSALIAFFPVLISAIAGFRQVPPEWRELFRSLQATRWQTFRKLEWPAALPVIFGGLKIGATLSVIGAFVGELISADRGIGFLIKQGQGLYDTPLVFGGILLLASQALLLYGLLTGLEHRCLRR, encoded by the coding sequence ATGAGCCTGAAAGAGATCGGAGTTCGCCTCGGCGCGCGAGGTTCCATCTGGCTGCCCCGGGCGGGCGCGGCGGCCCTTTTCCTGATCCTGTGGAGCCTCATCGTCCGCCTGGGGGATTACCCGCCCTTCATCCTCCCCGGGCCGGAGCGGGTGGCCGCCCGGCTGTGGGCGCTGGCCGTTGAGGGGACCCTCTGGCGGCACTGGGCGGCCACGGCCCTTGAGGTCAGCCTGGGGCTGGGCCTGGGGGTGACCGTGGGCCTCCTGCTGGCTTATCCCCTGGCCCACTGGCGGCTCTTCGAGCGGCTGGTGGCACCGTATCTGGTGGCCTCCCAGGCCGTCCCCATCGTCGCCGTCGCGCCGTTGCTCATCATCTGGTTCGGGCCGGGGTTGCTGGCCCGGGTCCTGGTCAGCGCCCTCATCGCCTTCTTCCCGGTGCTGATCTCCGCCATCGCCGGCTTCCGCCAGGTCCCGCCGGAGTGGCGGGAGCTGTTCCGCAGCCTGCAGGCCACCCGCTGGCAGACTTTCCGGAAGCTGGAGTGGCCGGCGGCCCTGCCGGTGATCTTCGGGGGGCTGAAGATCGGGGCCACCCTCTCGGTGATCGGCGCCTTCGTGGGGGAGCTGATCAGCGCCGACCGGGGGATCGGCTTCCTGATCAAGCAGGGCCAGGGGCTCTACGACACCCCCCTGGTGTTCGGAGGGATCCTGCTGCTGGCCTCCCAGGCTCTGCTGCTCTACGGCCTGCTCACCGGGCTGGAGCATCGCTGCCTGCGCCGATAA
- a CDS encoding Na+/H+ antiporter subunit D yields the protein MGLWLILPILIPFLSAVATLLAWGQRPFQRAMGVLGTAGLLGAGVMLLDSVWRDGVQTLQVGNWPAPFGITLYADLFSAAMVILAGLIGLAVAVYSLGSMDPDREQFGYYAIFHILLMGVCGAFLTGDIFNLYVWFEVMLIASFVLMVLGGERAQLEGGIKYVTLNLMASALFLAAVGILYGVTGTLNMADLAHRLGRVSSPGLMTALALMFLVAFGIKAAVFPLFFWLPASYHTPPVAVSALFSGLLTKVGVYALIRVFTRLFVQDVGYTHTLILIIAGLTMVTGVLGAVAQMEVRRILSFHIISQIGYMVMGLGMLTPLALGGAIFYIIHHIIVKTNLFLISGMVLHLRGTHQLKNLGGLYRAHPGVSFLFLIPALSLAGLPPLSGFFAKLALVRAGLEAGQFAIVAVALGVSLLTLFSMMKIWNEAFWKPSGEDDPPPTRSVPTALWLPTAGLALLTILIGLAAGPLLVFSMRAAEQLLGM from the coding sequence ATGGGCCTCTGGCTGATCCTCCCCATCCTGATCCCCTTTCTGAGCGCCGTCGCGACCCTCCTGGCGTGGGGCCAGCGGCCTTTCCAGCGGGCGATGGGCGTTCTGGGCACCGCGGGCCTGCTGGGGGCGGGAGTAATGCTGCTGGATTCGGTGTGGCGGGACGGCGTTCAAACCCTGCAGGTGGGGAACTGGCCCGCCCCCTTCGGCATCACCCTCTATGCGGATCTATTCAGCGCCGCGATGGTGATCCTGGCGGGGCTGATCGGCCTGGCGGTTGCCGTCTATTCCCTTGGGAGCATGGATCCTGATCGCGAGCAGTTCGGATACTATGCGATTTTCCATATCCTCCTGATGGGCGTGTGCGGGGCCTTCCTCACCGGCGACATCTTCAACCTGTACGTCTGGTTTGAGGTGATGCTGATCGCCTCGTTCGTGCTGATGGTGCTGGGCGGAGAACGGGCTCAGCTGGAAGGGGGCATCAAATACGTCACCCTGAACCTGATGGCCTCGGCCCTCTTCCTGGCGGCGGTGGGGATCCTCTATGGGGTGACCGGCACGCTGAACATGGCGGATCTGGCCCATCGGCTGGGGCGGGTGAGCTCGCCGGGCCTGATGACCGCCCTGGCGTTGATGTTCCTGGTCGCTTTCGGCATCAAGGCTGCTGTCTTTCCCCTCTTCTTCTGGCTCCCGGCCTCCTATCACACCCCGCCCGTAGCCGTCTCCGCCCTCTTTTCCGGCCTGCTCACCAAAGTGGGGGTCTACGCGCTGATCCGGGTCTTCACCCGATTGTTCGTGCAGGACGTGGGGTATACCCACACCCTCATTCTGATCATCGCTGGGCTGACGATGGTCACGGGCGTGCTGGGCGCGGTGGCTCAGATGGAGGTCCGCCGCATTCTCTCCTTTCATATCATCAGCCAGATTGGGTACATGGTGATGGGGTTGGGGATGCTCACCCCTCTGGCCCTAGGTGGTGCAATCTTCTATATCATTCACCACATCATCGTCAAGACCAACCTCTTCCTCATCAGTGGCATGGTTTTGCATCTCCGGGGCACTCATCAATTGAAAAATCTTGGGGGGCTATACCGCGCCCATCCGGGAGTGTCTTTCTTGTTCTTGATCCCCGCTCTCTCCCTGGCGGGGCTTCCACCCCTCTCAGGATTCTTCGCCAAGCTGGCGCTGGTCCGGGCCGGGCTGGAAGCCGGGCAGTTCGCCATTGTGGCGGTCGCCCTAGGGGTTAGCCTGCTCACCCTCTTCTCCATGATGAAGATCTGGAACGAGGCCTTCTGGAAACCGTCGGGGGAAGACGATCCCCCGCCCACTCGCTCTGTGCCCACAGCCCTCTGGCTACCCACCGCAGGACTGGCGCTCCTGACGATCCTCATCGGCTTGGCCGCTGGCCCGTTGCTGGTCTTCAGCATGCGGGCTGCCGAGCAGTTGCTGGGGATGTAG
- a CDS encoding ABC transporter substrate-binding protein, producing MSQRRLFLVGGILALTACQALAGPPGPATPTPIRLPMGYIANVQFAPFYVAVEKGYFAQEGIQLSFDYSFETNGVQLVGAGQLPFALVSGEQVPLARAQGLPVVMIAQWYQRYPIAVFARAEKGIRAPQDLRGKTVGLPGFFGASYVGFKALLYATGIPEEEVRAVDLGGFTQVAAVREGKVDAAVGYINNEPLVLRRAGLDVTVIDVADHADLVGNGILTNERTIRDQPDLVRRFLRAFLRGLRDTLRNPKEAFEISKKYVEGLSGENEAAQWEVLQATLPLWQAEVPGRFDPRAWEVMTQVLVRMGQLKEPGDIHAAYTNAFVEELWPLVERGR from the coding sequence ATGTCCCAACGACGCCTGTTCCTCGTCGGCGGCATCCTGGCCCTGACCGCGTGTCAGGCCCTGGCGGGCCCGCCCGGCCCAGCCACACCAACCCCCATCCGGCTGCCCATGGGCTACATCGCCAACGTCCAGTTCGCTCCCTTCTACGTGGCAGTGGAGAAGGGCTACTTCGCCCAGGAGGGGATCCAGCTCTCCTTCGATTACAGCTTCGAGACCAACGGGGTGCAGCTGGTGGGGGCCGGACAGCTCCCCTTCGCCCTGGTGAGCGGCGAACAGGTGCCTCTGGCCCGAGCCCAGGGGCTGCCCGTGGTGATGATCGCTCAGTGGTATCAGCGCTACCCCATCGCCGTCTTCGCCCGGGCGGAGAAAGGCATCCGTGCCCCACAGGACCTGCGGGGGAAGACCGTGGGGCTGCCCGGCTTCTTTGGGGCCTCATATGTGGGCTTCAAAGCTCTCCTCTACGCTACGGGGATCCCCGAGGAGGAGGTGCGGGCGGTGGACCTGGGCGGCTTCACCCAGGTGGCGGCGGTCCGGGAGGGGAAGGTAGATGCCGCGGTAGGCTACATCAACAACGAGCCCCTGGTGCTGCGGCGGGCCGGCCTGGATGTGACCGTCATCGACGTGGCGGATCACGCCGACCTGGTGGGCAACGGCATCCTGACCAACGAGCGGACGATCCGGGACCAGCCGGACCTGGTGCGGCGGTTCCTGCGGGCGTTCCTGCGCGGGCTGCGGGATACCCTGCGGAACCCGAAGGAGGCCTTTGAGATCAGCAAGAAGTATGTGGAGGGGCTGAGCGGGGAGAACGAGGCGGCCCAGTGGGAGGTGTTGCAGGCCACGCTGCCGCTGTGGCAAGCGGAAGTGCCCGGCCGCTTCGACCCCCGGGCCTGGGAGGTGATGACGCAGGTTCTGGTCCGGATGGGCCAGCTGAAGGAGCCCGGGGACATCCATGCGGCTTACACCAACGCCTTTGTGGAGGAGCTCTGGCCTCTGGTGGAGCGCGGGCGATGA
- a CDS encoding cation:proton antiporter, translating to MTQIAWIALLVMSLAMVLAFVRLAYGPTLSDRVIALDLIGTLAIGIIAVYAMVWGLPVLLDVAIVLALIGFLGTIAFASYLERRAGP from the coding sequence ATGACCCAAATAGCATGGATCGCGCTGCTGGTGATGAGCTTGGCTATGGTCCTGGCCTTCGTCCGCTTGGCCTACGGCCCCACCCTCTCGGATCGGGTCATCGCGCTGGACCTGATCGGAACGCTGGCGATCGGGATCATCGCGGTCTATGCCATGGTCTGGGGCCTGCCTGTCCTGCTGGATGTGGCCATCGTCTTGGCCCTGATCGGGTTCCTGGGAACCATCGCCTTTGCCTCCTATCTGGAGCGGAGGGCGGGGCCATGA